The Methanococcoides methylutens MM1 genome has a window encoding:
- a CDS encoding glycosyltransferase family 1 protein: protein MMEIDYIDGLKTDEIYGMSKYQRGILSNLEDVTLNRIEYPNINKVANIFTRYFAYPYIVKKEVKKDNVKHITSQDLGHLLKFVKLNKTVVTCHDLIPVVYDKTRLPNWKFNIEGLKKADRIITISDFSKNDIIKYLNYPEDKIRIASPAVDHANYYRKRDKSILSELDIAENEKVVLYVGSEQPRKNVPTLIKAFSKLKKRFPNVKLLKIGKPQHPSARKELLELIDSLNLRNDIIFCGYISEKELVKYYNAADLFVFPSLYEGFGLPPLEAMACGTPVITSNRSSLPEVVGDAGIMIDPFDIDEMADMMYEVLTNEGLKEDLAKKGLERSNIFNWKNAADVTLSVYEELN, encoded by the coding sequence ATGATGGAAATTGATTATATAGATGGGCTAAAAACAGATGAGATATATGGGATGTCAAAATATCAAAGAGGCATACTTAGTAATTTAGAAGATGTGACATTGAATAGAATTGAATATCCAAATATTAATAAAGTTGCTAATATTTTCACCCGCTATTTCGCATATCCGTATATCGTCAAAAAGGAAGTGAAAAAAGACAATGTAAAGCACATTACAAGTCAAGACTTAGGGCATCTTTTGAAATTTGTGAAATTAAATAAGACCGTTGTTACATGCCATGACCTAATACCTGTAGTATATGATAAAACTCGTCTACCAAATTGGAAATTTAATATTGAGGGATTAAAGAAAGCAGATCGAATAATTACTATTTCTGATTTTTCAAAAAATGATATTATAAAGTATTTGAATTATCCCGAAGACAAAATTCGAATTGCATCACCAGCAGTAGATCATGCTAATTACTACAGAAAAAGAGACAAAAGCATCTTATCTGAATTAGATATAGCTGAAAATGAGAAGGTTGTACTATATGTTGGATCCGAACAGCCGAGAAAGAATGTTCCGACTTTGATAAAGGCTTTTAGTAAATTGAAAAAACGATTCCCAAATGTGAAATTGCTTAAAATTGGTAAACCTCAGCATCCCAGTGCAAGAAAAGAACTTTTAGAACTGATAGATTCACTAAATTTACGGAATGATATAATCTTTTGTGGATATATTTCTGAAAAAGAATTAGTTAAATACTACAATGCTGCAGATTTGTTTGTTTTCCCATCATTATATGAAGGGTTTGGTCTGCCACCATTGGAAGCTATGGCTTGTGGCACACCAGTCATAACATCAAATAGGTCCTCATTACCTGAAGTAGTAGGTGATGCTGGAATTATGATCGACCCTTTTGACATTGATGAAATGGCAGATATGATGTATGAGGTTTTGACAAATGAGGGATTGAAAGAAGATCTTGCCAAAAAGGGTCTGGAAAGATCAAATATTTTCAACTGGAAAAATGCGGCTGACGTCACATTATCAGTCTATGAAGAACTAAATTAA
- a CDS encoding glycosyltransferase family 2 protein, producing MMHPKVSIIILNWNGKEDTVECLESLNHITYPSYEILLADNGSTDGSVEYFKGTYPEVEIIENGENLGFAEGNNVAIRYALEKGTDYILLLNNDTVVDPGFLEELVKVSESDSKIAIVGPKVYMYDEPNKVTYIGGLINLYSGNMRYPYLNQLDVGQFNKEIELDYISGCSLLIKKTAIDNVGILDPKFFLYQEDVDLCLRAKKKGYKVICVPNSKIWHKVSASVKTSCISYYYGMRNLFLLIKKNSTFKKKIFFYPYFFFKMLGSIFKSILKRKRSSKTLFYIIYDIIKGNYGYQKRC from the coding sequence ATGATGCATCCAAAAGTCAGTATTATTATCCTAAACTGGAACGGAAAAGAAGATACAGTTGAGTGTCTCGAATCCTTAAATCATATTACCTACCCCAGTTATGAGATATTGCTGGCGGATAATGGATCAACTGATGGGTCTGTTGAATATTTTAAAGGAACATATCCAGAAGTTGAGATTATTGAGAACGGAGAGAATTTGGGGTTTGCTGAAGGAAATAATGTGGCTATAAGGTATGCATTAGAAAAAGGCACTGATTATATACTTTTATTGAATAATGATACTGTAGTTGACCCTGGGTTTTTGGAAGAATTAGTTAAAGTTTCAGAATCAGATTCAAAAATTGCAATTGTGGGGCCAAAAGTCTACATGTATGATGAACCTAATAAAGTAACATATATAGGTGGCTTAATTAACTTATACAGTGGCAATATGAGGTATCCATATTTAAATCAATTAGATGTTGGTCAATTCAATAAAGAGATTGAACTTGATTACATTTCAGGTTGTAGCTTATTAATAAAAAAAACAGCAATTGACAATGTCGGAATTTTAGATCCAAAATTCTTTTTGTACCAAGAAGATGTTGATTTATGCCTGAGGGCTAAAAAGAAAGGATATAAAGTTATATGTGTGCCGAATTCTAAAATTTGGCATAAAGTATCAGCATCTGTTAAGACATCATGCATTTCATATTATTATGGAATGCGAAATCTATTTTTATTAATAAAAAAGAATAGTACTTTCAAAAAGAAAATCTTTTTTTACCCATATTTCTTTTTTAAAATGCTTGGATCTATTTTCAAATCTATACTTAAAAGAAAAAGGTCTTCTAAAACACTCTTCTATATTATCTATGATATAATTAAGGGAAATTATGGTTATCAAAAAAGATGCTAA
- a CDS encoding glycosyltransferase family 2 protein: MKLESLCPVEILNTPQMNCDNNMKISVALCTYNGSHYLQEQLESIAQQTRLPDELVICDDQSTDNTIEIVKKFATKAHFPVRLIINEKNLGSTKNFEQAIGLCKGDIIALSDQDDVWNPKKLLIMEGIFLTKTNVGAVFTDAELVDKYLNPLGYTLWESIEFTKKEQKRFNNGGSVEVLLKHNVVTGATMAFRSEYRDFVLPISSSWIHDGWIALLIAFKADLVIVPEQLIKYRQHSAQQIGAGSKRDLLITIKERASKLIFGLKIDPNEYLNCFIQYREISAYTNRKLSSINNEKKSYLKSKVEHCYKRVEMPQKRIQRFPIVMNQLIKGNYHRYSYGIYSFVEDLLR, translated from the coding sequence TTGAAGTTGGAAAGTTTATGTCCGGTGGAAATATTAAATACTCCTCAAATGAATTGTGATAATAATATGAAAATTTCTGTAGCCCTCTGTACCTATAATGGTTCCCATTATTTACAGGAACAACTTGAAAGCATTGCTCAACAAACGCGTTTGCCAGATGAATTGGTAATTTGTGATGACCAATCAACGGACAATACTATCGAAATTGTTAAAAAATTTGCAACAAAAGCCCACTTCCCTGTGCGGTTGATAATTAATGAGAAGAACTTGGGCTCGACTAAAAATTTTGAACAAGCTATTGGATTATGCAAAGGTGATATTATTGCTTTGTCTGACCAAGATGATGTTTGGAATCCTAAAAAGTTACTAATTATGGAAGGTATCTTCTTGACTAAAACCAATGTTGGGGCTGTTTTTACAGACGCTGAACTTGTGGATAAATATTTAAATCCCCTAGGATACACTCTTTGGGAATCAATCGAATTTACTAAAAAAGAACAAAAAAGATTCAATAACGGTGGATCTGTTGAGGTTTTGCTTAAGCATAATGTTGTAACCGGTGCTACTATGGCATTTCGCTCAGAATATAGAGATTTTGTTTTGCCAATTAGTTCTAGTTGGATTCATGATGGTTGGATTGCATTACTAATTGCTTTTAAGGCGGATTTAGTGATAGTTCCTGAACAATTGATTAAATATCGTCAGCATTCAGCGCAACAAATAGGTGCTGGGTCCAAACGTGACCTATTAATAACAATAAAAGAGAGGGCATCTAAATTGATATTCGGATTAAAAATAGATCCTAATGAATATTTGAATTGTTTTATCCAATATAGGGAAATTTCTGCTTACACTAATCGCAAACTCAGTTCAATTAATAATGAAAAAAAATCATACCTTAAATCAAAAGTAGAGCATTGTTATAAGCGAGTGGAAATGCCTCAAAAAAGAATCCAGAGATTTCCTATAGTTATGAATCAGTTAATAAAAGGTAATTATCATCGTTACTCTTATGGTATTTATAGCTTTGTTGAAGATTTGCTTCGTTAA
- a CDS encoding NAD-dependent epimerase/dehydratase family protein, which yields MAHTYSYLFSIPVTRIRFFTVYGPWVRPDMAYFLFTKSILEDNPIDIYNYGNMKGDFTYIDDIIGGLVKVIDKPPKSNQQWDGKYPDPSSSKAPYEIYNIGNNNPVNLMNFVKVLEDSLGKKQKQIFFP from the coding sequence ATGGCGCATACTTATAGTTATCTTTTTAGTATTCCCGTTACAAGGATCCGTTTTTTCACAGTTTATGGGCCTTGGGTACGTCCTGATATGGCCTATTTTTTGTTTACTAAATCTATACTAGAAGATAATCCTATAGACATATACAACTACGGGAATATGAAAGGAGATTTTACATATATAGATGATATTATCGGGGGATTAGTAAAAGTAATAGATAAACCTCCAAAAAGTAATCAACAATGGGATGGTAAATATCCAGATCCTTCCAGTTCTAAAGCTCCTTACGAAATTTATAATATTGGAAATAATAACCCAGTCAATTTGATGAATTTTGTGAAAGTTTTAGAAGATTCTCTAGGGAAAAAGCAAAAACAAATTTTCTTCCCTTGA